A region from the Chitinophaga sp. Cy-1792 genome encodes:
- a CDS encoding saccharopine dehydrogenase family protein encodes MKKITIIGAGKIGETAAFLLQTSGDYQVTMADSNPQMLEKHASPGVSPLLLDVNDQTALEQALVAQDIVLSACPYFLNVKIATAAAKTNTHYFDLTEDVATTNAIREIAANAGVSFMPQCGLAPGFISIAAYDIAKQFDALESVRLRVGALPQFPTNSLMYNLTWSTDGLINEYCNPCDAIHEGVRKEVMPMEGYEKFALDGIEYEAFNTSGGLSALAEILDGKVYNLDYKTVRYPGHCHLMKILLNELKLNKKRAVLKEIMEDSIPFTPQDVVLVFVSVSGTVNGRSVQRSYSRKIYNQAIKGKDFTAIQLTTAGAACAVIDLHTKGLLPAQGFVRQEDVLFGDLINNRFAAYYNQN; translated from the coding sequence ATGAAAAAGATCACCATTATCGGTGCCGGCAAGATCGGCGAAACCGCAGCATTTCTTTTACAAACATCCGGCGACTACCAGGTTACCATGGCAGACAGCAACCCACAGATGCTTGAAAAACACGCATCACCCGGCGTTTCTCCATTGTTACTCGACGTTAATGACCAAACTGCCCTGGAACAAGCCCTGGTAGCGCAGGATATTGTATTGAGCGCCTGCCCCTACTTCCTCAACGTGAAGATTGCCACCGCAGCGGCAAAAACAAATACCCACTACTTCGACCTTACAGAAGATGTGGCCACTACCAACGCCATCAGAGAAATCGCCGCCAACGCAGGCGTCAGCTTCATGCCGCAATGCGGCCTGGCCCCAGGCTTTATCAGCATCGCTGCCTACGATATCGCCAAACAGTTTGACGCCCTCGAAAGCGTTCGCCTCCGCGTAGGTGCCCTTCCCCAGTTTCCTACCAACAGCCTCATGTACAACCTCACCTGGAGTACAGACGGTCTCATTAACGAATACTGCAACCCCTGCGATGCTATTCATGAAGGCGTACGCAAGGAAGTAATGCCCATGGAAGGCTACGAAAAATTCGCCCTGGATGGTATAGAATATGAAGCTTTTAATACCTCCGGCGGACTCTCCGCACTGGCAGAAATACTCGATGGGAAAGTCTATAACCTCGACTATAAAACCGTCAGGTACCCGGGCCACTGCCATCTTATGAAGATTTTACTCAATGAGTTAAAATTGAATAAAAAAAGAGCCGTTTTGAAAGAAATTATGGAGGATAGCATACCTTTCACCCCGCAGGACGTAGTGCTGGTGTTCGTGTCTGTATCCGGTACCGTAAACGGGCGTTCCGTTCAACGCTCCTATTCACGTAAAATCTATAACCAGGCCATCAAAGGCAAGGATTTTACCGCCATACAGCTGACCACCGCAGGTGCAGCCTGCGCAGTGATCGACCTGCACACCAAAGGATTATTACCCGCACAGGGCTTCGTTCGTCAGGAAGATGTCCTTTTCGGCGATTTGATCAATAACAGGTTCGCTGCCTACTATAATCAGAATTAA
- a CDS encoding DUF1338 domain-containing protein: MLSEILQGLMGRYMERVPDVAGVIDAMIREGLIQSAGDIENDHIAFRTMGVPQLGVQSLEKIFLHYGYQKKDHFHFAGKKLDAWWYAPPAPQYPRIFISELRVNDLSPEAQEIIRSYTAEVKSDPVDALNLDDSKTVDTFLHSGLWRTPTLEDFKTLAAESEYAAWVIYNRYYLNHFTVSVHNLPKGYNTIAEFNTFLERNGFVLNDAGGKIKTSPDGNLLQSATVARMIEADFANGEHQKIAGSYVEFAERKVLPEFRDLPGSAIKREHRREGFETGNADKIFESTYTEQTKKSS; encoded by the coding sequence ATGCTTAGCGAGATTTTACAGGGCCTTATGGGCCGCTACATGGAACGTGTACCGGATGTAGCCGGCGTTATCGACGCCATGATCAGGGAAGGACTCATTCAATCGGCCGGTGATATAGAAAACGATCATATAGCTTTCCGCACCATGGGCGTGCCCCAGCTGGGAGTACAGTCGCTGGAAAAAATCTTCCTGCATTATGGCTACCAGAAAAAAGATCATTTCCACTTCGCAGGTAAAAAACTGGATGCATGGTGGTATGCGCCCCCTGCTCCGCAATATCCACGCATCTTTATCAGCGAACTCCGTGTAAATGACCTCAGCCCTGAAGCACAGGAGATCATCCGCAGCTACACGGCCGAAGTAAAAAGTGATCCTGTAGACGCACTGAACCTGGACGATAGTAAAACTGTTGATACATTTCTGCATAGCGGATTATGGCGTACCCCTACACTGGAAGACTTTAAAACACTTGCTGCGGAAAGCGAATATGCTGCCTGGGTGATCTATAACCGCTATTACCTGAACCATTTTACGGTAAGTGTACATAATCTTCCGAAAGGATATAATACCATCGCGGAATTCAATACCTTCCTGGAAAGAAATGGCTTTGTACTCAACGATGCCGGCGGAAAAATAAAAACCAGTCCCGACGGTAACCTGCTGCAAAGCGCTACCGTAGCCCGTATGATCGAGGCTGATTTCGCAAATGGCGAACACCAGAAAATCGCCGGATCTTATGTGGAATTTGCCGAACGAAAAGTGCTACCCGAATTCCGTGACCTCCCTGGCTCCGCCATCAAACGCGAACACCGCAGGGAAGGCTTCGAAACAGGCAATGCCGATAAGATCTTCGAAAGCACCTATACGGAACAGACTAAAAAAAGCTCCTGA
- a CDS encoding aldehyde dehydrogenase family protein, producing MENMLKEFGISGKQSGVSTGQHWLPGGGPDITSWSPVDNNVIATVKSASKEDYDAIVVTAHEAFKTWRQWPAPRRGEIVRQIGEALRKYKHDLGRLVSYEMGKSLQEGLGEVQEMIDICDFAVGLSRQLHGLTMHSERPGHRMYEQWHPLGITGIISAFNFPVAVWSWNAMLAWVCGNVCIWKPSEKTPVTAIACQRIVATVFAANNVPEGVCCLLTGARDAGEWLSADTRVPLVSATGSTRMGKAVAATVAARLGRSILELGGNNAIIISENADLDMSLIGAVFGAVGTAGQRCTSTRRLIIHEKVYDAFTQRLVLAYEQLRIGDPLDENNHVGPLIDKDAVAAYLKSIEAIKQQGGKFLVDGGVLEGKGYESGCYVQPCIAEVENFFDIVQHETFAPILYVMKYQTLTEAIAMQNDVPQGLSSAIMTLNLREAEQFLSAAGSDCGIANVNIGTSGAEIGGAFGGEKETGGGRESGSDAWKGYMRRQTNTINYSSSLPLAQGIKFDL from the coding sequence ATGGAAAATATGCTGAAAGAATTTGGTATCAGCGGAAAACAAAGCGGCGTAAGTACAGGACAACACTGGCTTCCCGGCGGCGGCCCGGATATCACGTCCTGGTCTCCGGTAGACAATAACGTTATTGCTACCGTAAAATCTGCCAGCAAGGAAGATTATGATGCCATCGTGGTGACTGCGCACGAAGCATTCAAAACATGGCGCCAGTGGCCCGCGCCACGCCGCGGCGAGATCGTCAGACAAATCGGGGAAGCACTCCGTAAATATAAACACGACCTCGGACGCCTCGTCTCCTATGAGATGGGAAAAAGCCTGCAGGAAGGCCTTGGCGAAGTTCAGGAAATGATCGATATCTGCGATTTCGCTGTAGGACTCAGTCGCCAGTTACATGGCCTCACCATGCACTCCGAACGTCCGGGCCACCGCATGTACGAACAATGGCATCCGCTCGGTATCACCGGCATTATTTCCGCTTTCAACTTTCCGGTAGCTGTATGGAGCTGGAACGCCATGCTCGCATGGGTTTGCGGAAACGTATGCATCTGGAAGCCATCCGAAAAAACACCTGTCACGGCAATCGCCTGTCAACGTATAGTCGCTACCGTATTTGCAGCCAACAACGTACCTGAAGGCGTATGCTGCCTGCTCACCGGCGCACGCGATGCCGGCGAATGGCTGTCTGCCGATACCCGCGTTCCACTCGTATCTGCTACCGGCTCCACCCGTATGGGTAAAGCGGTTGCAGCCACCGTGGCCGCACGCCTCGGACGTAGCATCCTCGAACTGGGTGGCAACAACGCCATCATTATTTCCGAAAATGCAGACCTCGACATGTCGCTGATAGGTGCGGTATTTGGCGCTGTAGGAACCGCCGGACAACGTTGTACATCTACCAGACGTCTCATCATACACGAAAAAGTATACGATGCATTTACCCAACGCCTCGTACTCGCATACGAACAACTCAGGATCGGTGACCCGTTAGATGAGAATAACCACGTAGGCCCACTGATCGACAAAGACGCTGTGGCAGCCTATCTGAAAAGTATTGAAGCTATCAAACAGCAGGGTGGTAAATTCCTGGTAGACGGCGGCGTACTGGAAGGCAAAGGCTATGAATCCGGTTGCTATGTACAGCCATGCATCGCTGAAGTGGAAAACTTCTTCGACATCGTACAACATGAAACATTTGCACCGATTCTTTATGTCATGAAATACCAGACCCTGACAGAAGCCATCGCCATGCAGAATGATGTACCACAAGGTCTTTCCTCCGCTATCATGACGCTGAACCTCAGGGAAGCAGAGCAATTCCTTTCTGCCGCCGGCTCCGACTGCGGAATCGCCAACGTAAACATCGGTACTTCCGGTGCTGAAATCGGTGGTGCCTTCGGTGGAGAAAAAGAAACAGGCGGTGGCCGTGAAAGCGGCTCTGATGCATGGAAAGGATATATGCGCAGACAAACAAATACGATCAATTATTCCTCCAGCCTGCCACTGGCCCAGGGAATCAAATTTGACCTGTAA
- a CDS encoding S8 family peptidase — MKLFSREIAVVAGCVAMLTTFNSTTQAQSNPSVPKNWQLLSFDTDSVYGTGVEKAYKELLKGKKSTPVIVAVIDSGIDTLHEDLKSVLWVNKGEIPNNGKDDDGNGYIDDIHGWNFLGGKDGSSLKEDSEEASREYYRIKTKYGNPDSALDHSSKEYAEWQKLQDKIEKPAMQNKHTYKTMSMLQQNLNKCETILKDYLHTDDFTLGQLDSIQTTSQDVLLARNFISRILKNAGDEVPASFNEFKSEFDEYVADTKRKAEATDIQPNANRERIVGDKWDDINDRKYGNNDVMGTFGFHGTHVSGIIGAQRNNGVGIDGIADNVRIMAVKAVPDGDERDKDVALAIRYAVDNGAQIINMSFGKPFSPHKDWVDDAVKYAESKGVLLIHAAGNDGVNVDSVANFPNPYYLTGGKASNFVTVGASGTGRGRDKVASFSNYGKESVDLFAPGVDILSTAPGGNKYRSASGTSMAAPVVTGVAALVLSYYPDLSAKQLKYVLEKSATPLPDGSTMVNKPGESGVQVPFSDLSVSGGVVNAYEAIKLAATIKGDRVAPKKQHKAKMKAISKN, encoded by the coding sequence ATGAAATTGTTTAGTCGTGAGATAGCTGTCGTGGCAGGTTGTGTGGCAATGTTAACTACATTCAATTCTACCACCCAGGCACAAAGTAACCCCTCCGTGCCCAAAAACTGGCAACTGTTAAGCTTCGATACCGACAGTGTTTACGGTACCGGCGTTGAAAAAGCCTATAAGGAATTGCTGAAAGGCAAGAAAAGTACACCTGTAATCGTAGCCGTAATCGATTCAGGTATAGATACACTCCATGAAGATCTCAAGTCTGTACTCTGGGTCAACAAAGGAGAAATCCCCAACAACGGCAAGGATGACGACGGCAACGGCTACATCGATGATATTCACGGATGGAATTTCCTCGGTGGCAAAGATGGCAGCAGCCTCAAAGAAGACTCTGAAGAAGCTTCCCGCGAATACTACCGCATCAAAACAAAATACGGTAACCCGGACTCCGCACTGGACCACAGTTCCAAAGAATACGCTGAGTGGCAGAAACTGCAGGATAAAATCGAAAAGCCTGCCATGCAGAACAAGCATACGTACAAAACCATGTCTATGCTCCAGCAAAACCTCAACAAGTGTGAAACCATCCTGAAGGATTATCTCCATACAGACGATTTCACTCTCGGTCAGCTGGACAGCATTCAGACAACCAGTCAGGATGTACTGCTGGCACGTAATTTCATTTCCCGCATCCTCAAAAATGCCGGTGATGAAGTACCTGCCTCCTTCAACGAATTCAAATCCGAATTTGATGAATATGTTGCTGACACAAAACGTAAAGCCGAAGCAACTGACATACAGCCAAACGCAAACAGGGAAAGAATTGTAGGCGATAAATGGGATGATATCAACGACCGCAAATACGGTAACAACGATGTAATGGGTACCTTCGGGTTTCATGGCACACACGTTTCCGGTATCATCGGTGCACAGCGCAACAACGGTGTCGGTATCGACGGTATCGCTGATAATGTTCGCATCATGGCGGTGAAAGCTGTTCCCGATGGCGATGAACGCGATAAAGACGTGGCACTGGCTATCCGTTATGCGGTAGACAATGGCGCACAGATCATCAACATGAGCTTTGGTAAACCTTTTTCCCCGCATAAAGACTGGGTAGACGATGCAGTGAAATATGCAGAATCCAAAGGCGTACTGCTGATCCATGCCGCCGGCAACGATGGTGTAAATGTAGACAGCGTAGCCAATTTCCCTAATCCATACTATCTCACCGGTGGTAAAGCAAGCAACTTCGTAACGGTAGGTGCTTCCGGTACCGGCCGTGGCAGAGATAAAGTAGCCAGCTTCTCCAACTACGGTAAAGAAAGCGTAGACCTGTTTGCACCTGGTGTAGACATCCTGTCTACCGCTCCCGGCGGCAACAAATACAGAAGCGCCAGCGGTACCAGTATGGCAGCCCCTGTAGTGACCGGTGTAGCAGCACTCGTGCTCTCCTACTACCCTGATCTCAGCGCCAAACAGCTGAAATATGTACTGGAAAAAAGCGCTACCCCGTTACCTGATGGCAGCACCATGGTCAACAAACCAGGTGAGTCCGGTGTACAGGTTCCTTTCAGCGACCTCTCCGTTTCAGGTGGCGTTGTAAATGCCTACGAAGCGATCAAATTAGCCGCTACAATTAAAGGCGACAGGGTTGCACCCAAAAAGCAGCACAAGGCCAAAATGAAGGCTATAAGCAAGAACTAA
- a CDS encoding DUF4870 domain-containing protein gives MNEKDERTWASLMHVAGPVGYLFGGWATNLVLVLVLWLVKRNDSKFVDEQGKEALNFQLTLSILSFCLMIILGIITGIWAFGNAIIFGDGFHIFTFGLGMGGVYSLLKLINIIFSVLAAVEANKGVHYRYPISMRFVK, from the coding sequence ATGAACGAAAAAGATGAACGCACCTGGGCTTCCCTGATGCATGTTGCTGGTCCGGTGGGTTACCTGTTTGGTGGCTGGGCTACCAATCTGGTACTGGTACTGGTTCTATGGCTTGTCAAGCGCAACGACTCCAAATTTGTGGACGAACAAGGCAAGGAAGCGTTGAATTTTCAGCTGACGCTTAGTATCCTTTCTTTTTGCCTGATGATTATTCTTGGTATTATTACAGGTATCTGGGCTTTTGGAAATGCTATTATTTTCGGTGACGGGTTCCATATTTTTACCTTTGGATTAGGTATGGGTGGTGTTTATTCCCTGCTGAAACTCATCAATATCATCTTCTCTGTTTTAGCGGCGGTGGAAGCCAATAAAGGTGTTCATTACCGCTATCCGATCTCCATGAGATTTGTAAAATAA
- a CDS encoding Smr/MutS family protein — MKYEIGDKVLLLSSKEEGTVVDIVNDNMVMIDVKGTAFPVYLDQIDFPYFHRFTKEKLVKPKPKLIPGDEIKVDRRKYEDLKTDKGMFLSVLPVYQHDGFDETVKLMKFHLFNDSPHAMRFYFQVWLGNQMDLEIKNEIHPYNHFYLTDLMFESLNDNPRFEFTFVLKDPQPNLATSVKKTWKIKPKQMFVQLEELRTKAEATLTIPLFEKYPDKEPEPAPAPIPAATETAKGKKANIKPVGSGSMASLLSKIQLQPETTLEPKHEVDLHIEKLEKNWKGLSNIAILAIQLNAFQRYLDLAISHKLHHMIVIHGVGTGKLRDEIHGVLRQTPEVANFVNQYHGRYGYGATEINFR; from the coding sequence ATGAAATACGAAATAGGAGACAAGGTCCTGCTGTTAAGTTCCAAAGAGGAAGGTACAGTGGTAGACATTGTGAATGATAACATGGTAATGATTGATGTAAAAGGAACTGCTTTTCCGGTATACCTGGACCAGATAGATTTTCCTTACTTCCATCGTTTTACCAAAGAGAAGCTGGTGAAACCCAAGCCCAAATTGATTCCAGGCGATGAAATCAAAGTAGACCGCCGTAAATACGAAGACCTGAAAACGGATAAAGGCATGTTCCTGTCTGTATTACCCGTTTATCAGCATGATGGCTTTGATGAAACAGTGAAGCTCATGAAGTTTCACCTGTTTAATGATTCGCCGCATGCCATGCGCTTTTACTTCCAGGTATGGCTGGGCAATCAGATGGACCTCGAAATCAAGAATGAAATCCATCCTTACAATCACTTCTACCTGACAGACCTGATGTTTGAATCGCTGAACGATAATCCGCGTTTCGAGTTTACTTTCGTGCTGAAGGATCCACAGCCCAATCTGGCTACCAGCGTGAAGAAAACATGGAAGATCAAGCCTAAGCAGATGTTTGTACAGTTGGAAGAACTGCGTACCAAAGCAGAAGCAACGCTGACCATTCCATTGTTCGAAAAGTATCCTGACAAGGAACCGGAGCCGGCACCGGCGCCAATTCCGGCAGCTACAGAAACAGCGAAAGGTAAAAAGGCGAACATCAAACCTGTCGGTTCTGGCAGTATGGCCAGCCTGCTCAGTAAAATACAACTGCAGCCGGAAACCACACTGGAGCCTAAGCATGAGGTAGATCTTCATATCGAGAAACTGGAAAAGAACTGGAAAGGCCTGAGCAACATAGCGATCCTGGCCATTCAGCTGAATGCCTTCCAGCGTTATCTCGACCTGGCTATCTCCCATAAACTACACCATATGATCGTAATACATGGGGTAGGTACAGGTAAGCTGAGAGATGAAATACACGGTGTTCTCCGACAGACGCCGGAAGTAGCAAACTTTGTAAATCAGTACCATGGCCGATATGGTTATGGTGCTACTGAGATAAATTTTCGCTAG
- a CDS encoding DoxX family protein, which produces MSTLQQLEKWGNTHHPKWLDFVRIALGCFLMYVGVIFVQNRDALSAVIKYSPTLAVFSFFIAHYIVFAHTVGGLFLAMGLYTRLSAWLNVPILLGAVLFVHSRTDLFQVYPVLGLSLLVLVLLLVFAVMGGGRISADDYMRRHPEPKHSRHYSGGVRD; this is translated from the coding sequence ATGAGCACACTACAACAACTCGAGAAATGGGGCAATACACATCACCCCAAATGGCTTGATTTTGTCCGTATTGCATTAGGTTGTTTCCTGATGTACGTGGGTGTCATCTTTGTGCAAAACAGGGACGCCCTGAGTGCTGTAATTAAATACAGTCCTACACTGGCAGTCTTTTCATTTTTTATTGCGCATTACATTGTATTTGCGCATACTGTAGGTGGTTTGTTCCTCGCTATGGGGCTTTACACCCGTTTATCGGCATGGTTAAATGTACCGATCTTATTAGGGGCGGTACTGTTTGTACATTCACGTACAGACCTGTTCCAGGTTTATCCTGTGCTGGGCCTTTCTCTCCTCGTACTGGTATTGTTGCTGGTATTTGCAGTAATGGGCGGCGGCCGGATTTCTGCGGATGATTATATGCGCCGGCATCCGGAACCTAAGCACAGCCGGCACTACTCAGGCGGTGTCAGGGATTAA
- a CDS encoding amino acid permease: MKDANEGLGDGHETGGLHKVLGVKDLTAMGIAAVIGAGIFSTIGKASFEGGPAVSLLFVITAITCGFSALCYAEFASRVPVSGSAYTYSYVTFGELAAWVIGWALILEYAIGNIAVAISWSGYFNNLLHGFGIAFPDWLVNNYDGASPEVFAHAPRIAGLPLILNLPAFLVVVIITYLAYVGIRESKRSANAMVALKILVILFVIAVGFFYVDKGNWTPFMPNGFSGVLKGVSAVFFAYIGFDAVSTTAEECANPQRDLPKGMIYSLIICTVLYILVAFVLTGMVPYSKLDVSDPLAFVFDSVHLPWISYLISASAVVATASVLLVFQIGQPRIWMSMSRDGLLPKKFAKIHPKFKTPSFATIITGIIVGIPALFLNLTIVTDLTSIGTLFAFILVCGGVLMLPPQEKTSEKRFRMPYISSRYIVPALIVVLIVLFHEAIGERVSLAGGWNVWKHNIPFFLFIIVTCITVALSVIKKLSLIPVLGMLSCFYLMTEIELKNWIVFSIWLIIGLTIYFGYSYFHSKLRKQ; the protein is encoded by the coding sequence TTGAAAGATGCTAATGAAGGTTTGGGGGACGGACACGAAACAGGTGGACTTCATAAGGTGCTGGGTGTAAAAGACCTGACCGCAATGGGTATTGCTGCCGTTATCGGCGCCGGTATTTTCTCCACAATCGGAAAGGCCTCCTTTGAAGGCGGTCCGGCCGTATCCCTTCTTTTTGTTATCACTGCCATTACCTGTGGCTTTTCTGCATTATGCTATGCAGAATTTGCATCAAGAGTACCTGTTTCCGGTAGTGCCTATACTTATTCTTACGTAACATTTGGTGAGCTGGCAGCCTGGGTGATAGGCTGGGCGCTGATCCTGGAATATGCGATCGGTAATATCGCCGTGGCCATTTCCTGGAGCGGCTATTTTAATAACCTCCTGCATGGCTTCGGGATAGCTTTCCCGGATTGGCTGGTCAATAACTATGACGGCGCTTCTCCGGAAGTTTTTGCACATGCACCACGGATTGCGGGTCTGCCGCTGATACTGAACCTGCCTGCCTTCCTGGTGGTGGTGATCATTACTTACCTGGCCTATGTAGGTATCCGGGAAAGTAAACGTAGCGCCAATGCTATGGTGGCACTGAAAATTCTGGTGATCCTTTTTGTTATCGCTGTCGGATTTTTTTATGTAGATAAAGGCAACTGGACGCCTTTTATGCCGAATGGTTTTTCTGGTGTATTAAAAGGGGTGTCTGCCGTATTCTTTGCTTATATCGGGTTTGATGCGGTTAGTACAACGGCCGAAGAATGTGCGAACCCGCAGCGGGACTTACCGAAAGGAATGATCTATTCCCTGATCATCTGTACGGTATTATATATCCTGGTTGCTTTTGTACTTACCGGAATGGTGCCGTACAGTAAACTGGATGTATCTGATCCGCTGGCTTTCGTATTCGATAGTGTACACCTTCCGTGGATCAGTTACCTGATCAGTGCCAGTGCTGTGGTGGCTACTGCCAGCGTATTGCTGGTATTCCAGATCGGACAGCCACGCATCTGGATGAGCATGAGCCGCGATGGCCTGCTGCCTAAAAAGTTTGCAAAGATCCATCCGAAGTTTAAAACACCTTCCTTCGCTACTATTATCACGGGTATCATTGTTGGTATTCCCGCATTATTCCTTAACCTGACCATCGTAACAGACCTGACCAGTATTGGTACCCTGTTCGCCTTTATCCTGGTTTGTGGTGGCGTACTGATGCTGCCGCCGCAGGAAAAAACCAGCGAAAAACGCTTCAGGATGCCATATATCAGCAGCCGCTATATTGTACCGGCACTGATTGTTGTACTGATAGTGCTTTTCCATGAAGCAATCGGCGAAAGAGTGTCACTGGCCGGTGGCTGGAATGTGTGGAAGCATAATATCCCGTTCTTCCTCTTTATCATTGTTACCTGCATCACAGTTGCGCTTTCTGTTATTAAAAAACTCTCGCTGATCCCGGTGCTGGGTATGCTGAGCTGCTTTTACCTGATGACAGAGATCGAGCTGAAAAACTGGATCGTTTTCTCGATCTGGCTGATAATAGGTTTAACAATTTATTTCGGTTACAGCTACTTCCACAGTAAGCTCCGGAAGCAATAA
- a CDS encoding polyprenyl synthetase family protein, producing MQSFQELIAQFTKYFDQLQFPAEPSSLYKAAGHILEMGGKRIRPVLCLMGNELFDTLHPDAFQAGSAIELFHNFTLIHDDIMDKAPLRRGKPTVHTVYGDTAAILSGDVMLINVYERLNKVNTNYQKKLTTVFNKAAIEVCEGQQLDMDFEHLDPEAVDYHSYVNMIGLKTSVLLAASLQMGAIIGGASEGNQEHLYAFGKNIGIAFQIQDDFLDAFGDPEKFGKQQGGDILANKKTFLLLKAFERSNDAQKAELRELLDSAPADKVERVLAIFRDCKLDEWAEVEKERFTALAFENLEKIAVLSNRKEPLKELANYLLNRQQ from the coding sequence ATGCAATCGTTCCAAGAGTTAATAGCGCAGTTTACCAAGTACTTTGATCAACTACAGTTTCCGGCAGAACCCAGCAGCCTCTATAAGGCAGCCGGCCATATCCTGGAAATGGGAGGAAAGAGGATCCGTCCTGTTTTGTGCCTGATGGGCAATGAGCTGTTCGATACACTTCACCCGGACGCATTCCAGGCTGGTAGCGCCATTGAGCTCTTTCATAACTTTACCCTTATCCACGATGATATCATGGACAAGGCGCCGTTACGCAGAGGAAAACCTACCGTACATACCGTTTATGGCGACACCGCCGCGATCCTTTCCGGTGATGTGATGCTGATAAATGTATACGAGCGATTGAATAAAGTGAATACCAATTACCAGAAAAAGCTGACCACCGTTTTCAATAAAGCGGCCATAGAAGTATGTGAAGGACAGCAACTGGATATGGACTTCGAACACCTGGACCCGGAAGCAGTAGATTACCATTCATACGTAAATATGATCGGTCTGAAAACTTCCGTGCTACTGGCTGCCAGTCTGCAGATGGGGGCCATCATCGGCGGGGCCAGTGAAGGCAACCAGGAACACCTGTATGCGTTTGGTAAAAATATCGGTATCGCCTTCCAGATCCAGGACGACTTCCTGGACGCTTTCGGTGATCCGGAAAAATTTGGTAAACAACAGGGTGGCGACATCCTGGCCAATAAAAAGACCTTCCTGCTGCTGAAAGCTTTTGAGCGTAGTAATGACGCGCAGAAAGCCGAATTAAGGGAATTGCTGGATTCAGCACCTGCTGATAAGGTAGAACGGGTACTCGCTATCTTCCGCGATTGTAAATTAGATGAGTGGGCAGAGGTGGAGAAAGAGCGTTTCACAGCGCTGGCTTTTGAAAACCTGGAAAAAATTGCCGTACTCAGCAATCGTAAGGAGCCGCTGAAGGAACTCGCCAATTATCTGCTCAACAGACAGCAATAA